The following are from one region of the Saccharomyces cerevisiae S288C chromosome I, complete sequence genome:
- the FLO9 gene encoding flocculin FLO9 (Lectin-like protein with similarity to Flo1p; thought to be expressed and involved in flocculation) produces MSLAHYCLLLAIVTLLGLTNVVSATTAACLPANSRKNGMNVNFYQYSLRDSSTYSNAAYMAYGYASKTKLGSVGGQTDISIDYNIPCVSSSGTFPCPQEDLYGNWGCKGIGACSNNPIIAYWSTDLFGFYTTPTNVTLEMTGYFLPPQTGSYTFKFATVDDSAILSVGGSIAFECCAQEQPPITSTNFTINGIKPWNGSPPDNITGTVYMYAGFYYPMKIVYSNAVAWGTLPISVTLPDGTTVSDDFEGYVYTFDNNLSQPNCTIPDPSNYTVSTTITTTEPWTGTFTSTSTEMTTVTGTNGVPTDETVIVIRTPTTASTIITTTEPWNSTFTSTSTELTTVTGTNGVRTDETIIVIRTPTTATTAITTTEPWNSTFTSTSTELTTVTGTNGLPTDETIIVIRTPTTATTAMTTTQPWNDTFTSTSTELTTVTGTNGLPTDETIIVIRTPTTATTAMTTTQPWNDTFTSTSTELTTVTGTNGLPTDETIIVIRTPTTATTAMTTTQPWNDTFTSTSTEITTVTGTNGLPTDETIIVIRTPTTATTAMTTTQPWNDTFTSTSTEMTTVTGTNGLPTDETIIVIRTPTTATTAITTTEPWNSTFTSTSTEMTTVTGTNGLPTDETIIVIRTPTTATTAITTTQPWNDTFTSTSTEMTTVTGTNGLPTDETIIVIRTPTTATTAMTTTQPWNDTFTSTSTEITTVTGTNGLPTDETIIVIRTPTTATTAMTTTQPWNDTFTSTSTEMTTVTGTNGVPTDETVIVIRTPTSEGLISTTTEPWTGTFTSTSTEMTTVTGTNGQPTDETVIVIRTPTSEGLVTTTTEPWTGTFTSTSTEMTTITGTNGQPTDETVIIVKTPTTAISSSLSSSSGQITSFITSARPIITPFYPSNGTSVISSSVISSSDTSSLVISSSVTSSLVTSSPVISSSFISSPVISSTTTSASILSESSKSSVIPTSSSTSGSSESETGSASSASSSSSISSESPKSTYSSSSLPPVTSATTSQEITSSLPPVTTTKTSEQTTLVTVTSCESHVCTESISSAIVSTATVTVSGATTEYTTWCPISTTEITKQTTETTKQTKGTTEQTTETTKQTTVVTISSCESDVCSKTASPAIVSTSTATINGVTTEYTTWCPISTTESKQQTTLVTVTSCGSGVCSETTSPAIVSTATATVNDVVTVYSTWRPQTTNEQSVSSKMNSATSETTTNTGAAETTTSTGAAETKTVVTSSISRFNHAETQTASATDVIGHSSSVVSVSETGNTKSLTSSGLSTMSQQPRSTPASSMVGSSTASLEISTYAGSANSLLAGSGLSVFIASLLLAII; encoded by the coding sequence ATGTCTCTGGCACATTATTGTTTACTACTAGCCATCGTCACATTGCTGGGATTAACTAATGTTGTCTCTGCGACTACAGCGGCATGCCTGCCAGCAAACTCAAGGAAGAATGGTATGAATGTAAACTTTTACCAGTATTCATTGAGAGATTCCTCCACATATTCGAATGCAGCATATATGGCTTATGGATATGCCTCAAAAACTAAACTGGGTTCTGTCGGAGGACAAACTGATATCTCGATTGATTATAATATTCCTTGTGTTAGTTCATCAGGCACATTTCCTTGTCCTCAAGAAGATTTATATGGTAATTGGGGATGCAAAGGAATTGGTGCTTGTTCTAATAATCCAATAATTGCATACTGGAGTACTGATTTATTTGGTTTCTATACTACCCCAACAAACGTAACCCTAGAAATGACAGGTTATTTTTTACCACCACAGACGGGTTCTTACACATTCAAGTTTGCTACAGTTGACGACTCTGCAATTCTATCAGTCGGTGGTAGCATTGCGTTCGAATGTTGTGCACAAGAACAACCTCCCATCACGTCGACTAACTTCACCATCAATGGTATCAAGCCATGGAATGGAAGTCCCCCTGATAATATTACAGGGACTGTCTACATGTATGCTGGTTTCTATTATCCAATGAAGATTGTTTACTCAAATGCCGTTGCCTGGGGTACACTTCCAATTAGTGTGACACTACCAGATGGCACTACCGTTAGTGATGACTTTGAAGGGTACGTATATACTTTTGACAACAATCTAAGCCAGCCAAACTGTACCATTCCAGACCCTTCAAATTATACTGTCAGTACTACCATAACTACAACGGAACCATGGACCGGTACTTTCACTTCTACATCTACTGAAATGACCACCGTCACCGGTACCAACGGCGTTCCAACTGACGAAACCgtcattgtcatcagaaCTCCAACAACTGCTAGCACCATCATAACTACAACTGAGCCATGGAACAGCACTTTTACCTCTACTTCTACCGAATTGACCACAGTCACTGGCACCAATGGTGTACGAACTGACGAAACCATCATTGTAATCAGaacaccaacaacagcCACTACTGCCATAACTACAACTGAGCCATGGAACAGCACTTTTACCTCTACTTCTACCGAATTGACCACAGTCACCGGTACCAATGGTTTGCCAACTGATGAGaccatcattgtcatcagaacaccaacaacagcCACTACTGCCATGACTACAACTCAGCCATGGAACGACACTTTTACCTCTACTTCTACCGAATTGACCACAGTCACCGGTACCAATGGTTTGCCAACTGATGAGaccatcattgtcatcagaacaccaacaacagcCACTACTGCCATGACTACAACTCAGCCATGGAACGACACTTTTACCTCTACTTCTACCGAATTGACCACAGTCACCGGTACCAATGGTTTGCCAACTGATGAGaccatcattgtcatcagaacaccaacaacagcCACTACTGCCATGACTACAACTCAGCCATGGAACGACACTTTTACCTCTACATCCACTGAAATCACCACCGTCACCGGTACCAATGGTTTGCCAACTGATGAGaccatcattgtcatcagaacaccaacaacagcCACTACTGCCATGACTACAACTCAGCCATGGAACGACACTTTTACCTCTACATCCACTGAAATGACCACCGTCACCGGTACCAACGGTTTGCCAACTGATGAAaccatcattgtcatcagaacaccaacaacagcCACTACTGCCATAACTACAACTGAGCCATGGAACAGCACTTTTACCTCTACATCCACTGAAATGACCACCGTCACCGGTACCAACGGTTTGCCAACTGATGAAaccatcattgtcatcagaacaccaacaacagcCACTACTGCCATAACTACAACTCAGCCATGGAACGACACTTTTACCTCTACATCCACTGAAATGACCACCGTCACCGGTACCAACGGTTTGCCAACTGATGAAaccatcattgtcatcagaacaccaacaacagcCACTACTGCCATGACTACAACTCAGCCATGGAACGACACTTTTACCTCTACATCCACTGAAATCACCACCGTCACCGGTACCAACGGTTTGCCAACTGATGAGaccatcattgtcatcagaacaccaacaacagcCACTACTGCCATGACTACAACTCAGCCATGGAACGACACTTTTACCTCTACATCCACTGAAATGACCACCGTCACCGGTACCAACGGCGTTCCAACTGACGAAACCgtcattgtcatcagaaCTCCAACTAGTGAAGGTCTAATCAGCACCACCACTGAACCATGGACTGGTACTTTCACCTCTACATCCACTGAGATGACCACCGTCACCGGTACTAACGGTCAACCAACTGACGAAACCGTGATTGTTATCAGAACTCCAACCAGTGAAGGTTTGGTTACAACTACAACCGAGCCATGGACCGGTACTTTCACCTCTACATCTACTGAGATGACCACCATCACTGGAACCAACGGTCAACCAACTGATGAAACTGTCATTATTGTCAAAACTCCAACTACTGCCATCTCATCCAGTttgtcatcttcttcaggACAAATCACCAGCTTTATCACGTCTGCGCGTCCAATTATTACCCCATTCTATCCTAGCAATGGAACTTCTGTGATTTCCTCCTCAGTAATTTCTTCCTCAGACACTTCTTCTCTAGTCATTTCTTCCTCAGTCACTTCTTCTCTAGTCACTTCTTCTCCAgtcatttcttcttcattcatttcttcCCCTGTCATTTCTTCTACAACAACCTCCGCTTCTATACTCTCTGAATCATCTAAATCATCCGTCATTCCAACCAGTAGTTCCACCTCTGGTTCTTCTGAGAGCGAAACGGGTTCAGCTAGTTCTgcctcttcttcctcttctatCTCTTCTGAATCACCAAAGTCTACATattcgtcttcatcattacCACCTGTTACCAGTGCAACAACAAGTCAGGAAATTACTTCTTCATTACCACCTGTTACCACTACAAAAACGAGCGAACAAACCACTTTGGTTACCGTGACATCCTGCGAATCTCATGTGTGCACTGAATCTATCTCCTCTGCGATTGTTTCCACGGCCACCGTTACTGTTAGCGGTGCCACAACAGAGTATACCACATGGTGCCCTATTTCTACCACAGAGATAACAAAGCAAACTACGGAGACAACAAAGCAAACCAAGGGGACAACAGAGCAAACCAcagaaacaacaaaacaaaCCACAGTAGTtacaatttcttcttgtgaATCTGACGTATGCTCTAAGACTGCTTCTCCAGCCATTGTATCTACAAGCACTGCTACTATTAATGGCGTTACCACAGAATACACAACATGGTGTCCTATTTCCACCACAGAATCGAAGCAACAAACTACGCTAGTTACTGTTACTTCCTGCGGATCTGGTGTGTGTTCCGAAACTACTTCACCTGCCATTGTTTCGACGGCCACGGCTACTGTGAATGATGTTGTTACGGTCTATTCTACATGGAGGCCACAGACTACGAATGAACAGTCTGTCAGCTCTAAAATGAACAGTGCTACCAGTGAGACAACAACCAATACTGGAGCTGCTGAGACAACTACCAGTACTGGAGCTGCTGAGACGAAAACAGTAGTCAcctcttcaatttcaagattCAATCATGCTGAAACACAGACGGCTTCCGCGACCGATGTGATTGGTCACAGCAGTAGTGTTGTTTCTGTATCCGAAACTGGCAACACCAAGAGTCTAACAAGTTCCGGGTTGAGTACTATGTCGCAACAGCCTCGTAGCACACCAGCAAGTAGCATGGTAGGATCTAGTACAGCTTctttagaaatttcaacGTATGCTGGCAGTGCCAACAGCTTACTGGCCGGTAGTGGTTTAAGTGTCTTCATTGCGTCCTTATTGCTGGcaattatttaa
- a CDS encoding uncharacterized protein (Fungal-specific hypothetical protein): protein MAGEAVSEHTPDSQEVTVTSVVCCLDSVVEIGHHVVYSVVTPLIVAVLIDTMAGEAVLEHTSDSQEEIVTTVVCSVVPLVCFVVSVVCFVISVVEIGHHVVYSVVAPLTVTVAVETIAEEMDSVHT, encoded by the coding sequence ATGGCAGGTGAAGCAGTTTCGGAACACACACCAGATTCGCAGGAAGTAACAGTAACTAGCGTAGTTTGTTGCCTCGATTCTGTGGTGGAAATAGGACACCATGTCGTGTATTCTGTGGTAACGCCGTTAATAGTAGCAGTGCTTATAGATACAATGGCTGGAGAAGCAGTCTTAGAGCATACGTCAGATtcacaagaagaaattgtaACTACTGTGGTTTGCTCTGTTGTCCCCTTGGTTTGCTTTGTTGTCTCCGTAGTTTGCTTTGTTATCTCTGTGGTAGAAATAGGGCACCATGTGGTATACTCTGTTGTGGCACCGCTAACAGTAACGGTGGCCGTGGAAACAATTGCAGAGGAGATGGATTCAGTGCACACATGA
- a CDS encoding uncharacterized protein (hypothetical protein; may interact with ribosomes, based on co-purification experiments): MNPFASLEGQDNISSVFFLHMQQFESQVKDRFRFPIFRLERKTFGNSCYQVETLKVKCRPRHAKSCNLLTLLFKSRTQSVLVPNFGFLILNSEP, encoded by the coding sequence ATGAATCCTTTTGCATCGCTAGAAGGACAAGataatatttcttctgttttttttttacatatgCAACAATTTGAAAGTCAGGTCAAAGACAGATTCCGGTTCCCCATATTCAGATTGGAGAGAAAAACTTTTGGCAACTCATGTTACCAAGTCGAGACGCTTAAAGTTAAGTGTCGGCCAAGACACGCAAAATCTTGTAATCTTTTAACGCTGCTCTTCAAATCACGGACGCAATCAGTACTTGTACCTAATTTTGGTTTTCTAATATTGAATAGCGAACCATAG
- the TDA8 gene encoding Tda8p (hypothetical protein; null mutant is sensitive to expression of the top1-T722A allele; not an essential gene) yields the protein MTGYFLPPQTSSYTFRFAKVDDSAILSVGGDVAFGCCAQEQPPITSTNFTINGIKPWQGRLPDNIAGTVYMYAGFYCPMKIVYSNAVSWHTLPVSVELPDVTTVSDDFAGHVYSFDDDLTAQLYYP from the coding sequence ATGACAGGTTACTTTTTACCACCACAAACAAGTTCTTACACGTTCAGGTTTGCTAAGGTCGATGACTCTGCAATTCTATCAGTCGGTGGCGACGTTGCATTCGGATGCTGTGCACAAGAGCAACCTCCAATTACATCCACAAACTTTACGATTAATGGTATCAAGCCATGGCAAGGAAGATTGCCCGATAACATTGCAGGGACTGTGTATATGTATGCTGGATTCTACTGTCCAATGAAGATTGTCTACTCAAACGCTGTTTCTTGGCATACACTGCCAGTTAGCGTGGAATTGCCTGATGTTACTACTGTTAGCGATGATTTTGCAGGGCACGTTTACTCTTTTGACGATGACCTAACAGCCCAATTGTACTATCCCTGA
- a CDS encoding uncharacterized protein (hypothetical protein; shows sequence similarity to FLO1 and other flocculins), translating into MNSATSETTTNTGAAETTTSTGAAETKTVVTSSISRFNHAETQTASATDVIGHSSSVVSVSETGNTKSLITSGLSTMSQQPRSTPASSIIGSSTASLEISTYVGIANGLLTNNGISVFISTVLLAIVW; encoded by the coding sequence ATGAACAGTGCTACCAGTGAGACAACAACCAATACTGGAGCTGCTGAGACAACTACCAGTACTGGAGCTGCTGAGACGAAAACAGTAGTCAcctcttcaatttcaagattCAATCATGCTGAAACACAGACGGCTTCCGCGACCGATGTGATTGGTCACAGCAGTAGTGTTGTTTCTGTATCCGAAACTGGCAACACCAAGAGTCTAATAACTTCCGGGTTAAGTACTATGTCGCAACAGCCTCGTAGCACACCAGCAAGTAGCATAATAGGATCTAGTACTGCCTCTTTAGAAATCTCAACCTACGTTGGTATTGCCAATGGTCTGTTGACCAATAATGGCATAAGTGTTTTTATTTCCACCGTATTGCTGGCAATCGTATGGTAA
- a CDS encoding uncharacterized protein (hypothetical protein; identified by expression profiling and mass spectrometry), whose translation MCPRTVLLIININHWFYDKNIVRIILTFRLDSGHISDICFINKNLANALITADISLLKRHDIRCTKYIITYYQRYRNKEKGKFISLCKNTIISSSV comes from the coding sequence ATGTGCCCTCGCACAGTTTTGCTCATCATAAACATTAATCATTGGTTTTATGATAAGAATATCGTAAGAATTATTTTAACTTTCAGATTAGATTCCGGCCATATTTCTGACATTTgttttattaataaaaatttggcGAATGCTTTGATAACTGCTGATATttcattgttgaaaaggCATGATATAAGATGCACAAAGTATATTATAACTTATTATCAGAGATATaggaacaaagaaaaagggaaattCATATCTCTATGTAAAAATACCATTATTTCCTCTTCTGTTTAA